A single window of Sphingobacterium sp. ML3W DNA harbors:
- a CDS encoding DUF3127 domain-containing protein → MEIRGKVHEIGATQQVTESFKKRDVIVAYAENPQFVEYIRFEATQDRTSIFDGLTVGEEIEVSFNLRGRPWTNKEGVTTYFNSLVAWRVTKLANTAASAPAPGYAEMPAPVDLSGSNDDDDLPF, encoded by the coding sequence ATGGAAATTAGAGGAAAAGTACACGAAATAGGTGCTACGCAACAAGTAACAGAGTCTTTTAAAAAGCGTGATGTAATCGTGGCTTACGCTGAGAATCCGCAGTTTGTTGAATATATTCGCTTTGAAGCTACTCAAGATAGAACGTCAATTTTTGATGGTTTGACTGTAGGTGAAGAAATTGAAGTTTCTTTCAATTTACGTGGTCGCCCTTGGACAAATAAGGAAGGTGTAACAACATACTTCAATTCTTTGGTCGCTTGGAGAGTGACAAAATTGGCTAATACTGCTGCTTCAGCTCCTGCTCCAGGCTATGCTGAAATGCCAGCTCCAGTTGATTTGTCAGGATCAAACGATGATGATGATTTACCATTCTAG
- a CDS encoding MFS transporter, translating to MNKGIIALAFGGLAIGMTEFTMMGILPDIAKDLNIDIPKAAHLIALYAIGVVVGAPTLVLLSGKYPPKNVLLFLMVLFFIFNGLFAISPTHFTIQLSRFMSGLPHGAFFGVGSVVAARLAPKGKEAQAISIMFTGMTIANLAGVPLGTYIGHHYSWRITYGVISALGILTFLMIYIWLPKIESSKHNDIIGQLNFFKKKEAWLLMAIISIGTGGLFAWISYIAPLVTNVSGLDPNRVPIIMVLIGIGMFFGNLLGGKMADTISPTKAAIAAFSSMAICLVVLYFVSPFQWSAYIMAFITGLISFTIGPPIQMMLIRTAKGAETLAAAGGQAAFNLGNTFGAYLGGIPIIYGLAYNTPSLVGVGMATIGALLALLFLVQYVQKNRIPVAD from the coding sequence ATGAATAAAGGAATTATTGCATTGGCCTTCGGGGGGCTCGCCATAGGAATGACAGAATTCACTATGATGGGAATCTTACCCGATATCGCCAAAGATTTAAATATCGACATTCCAAAGGCAGCGCATCTCATCGCGTTGTATGCTATTGGAGTTGTCGTGGGCGCACCAACTTTAGTACTCTTATCAGGAAAATATCCACCAAAAAATGTATTACTTTTTTTAATGGTCTTATTTTTCATCTTTAATGGGTTATTTGCGATATCGCCCACACACTTTACGATCCAACTATCCCGGTTTATGTCGGGTCTACCTCATGGTGCGTTCTTTGGTGTAGGCTCTGTTGTTGCCGCCAGGTTGGCTCCAAAAGGAAAAGAAGCACAAGCTATCTCCATAATGTTTACCGGTATGACTATCGCAAACTTGGCTGGTGTACCTTTAGGAACATACATTGGTCATCATTACTCTTGGCGCATAACTTACGGTGTTATTAGTGCTTTAGGCATATTGACATTTTTGATGATCTATATCTGGCTACCAAAAATTGAATCGTCGAAACACAATGATATCATTGGACAGCTCAATTTCTTCAAAAAGAAAGAAGCATGGTTGCTGATGGCCATCATTTCTATCGGAACCGGAGGTCTATTTGCTTGGATAAGCTATATAGCGCCATTGGTTACCAACGTATCGGGACTCGACCCTAATCGGGTACCTATTATCATGGTCCTGATCGGTATCGGTATGTTTTTCGGGAATCTATTAGGGGGAAAAATGGCTGATACCATCTCTCCTACCAAGGCCGCTATTGCTGCCTTTAGTTCCATGGCCATATGCTTGGTTGTTCTATATTTTGTTTCACCATTTCAATGGTCGGCATACATCATGGCCTTTATCACGGGATTAATTTCATTTACAATTGGTCCGCCAATACAAATGATGTTGATTCGTACGGCCAAAGGTGCCGAAACATTGGCTGCTGCGGGCGGACAGGCTGCATTCAATTTAGGCAATACATTTGGAGCCTATTTAGGGGGAATACCGATTATATACGGTCTAGCCTATAATACACCATCTCTTGTGGGTGTCGGAATGGCTACTATTGGTGCATTACTTGCTTTACTGTTCCTAGTACAATATGTACAAAAGAATCGTATTCCAGTTGCTGATTAA
- the fumC gene encoding class II fumarate hydratase translates to MSFRIEKDTMGEVQVPADKYWGAQTERSRNNFKIGPAASMPHEIIAGFAYLKKAAAYANAELGVLPVEKRDAIAAVCDEILAGKLADQFPLVIWQTGSGTQSNMNLNEVIANRAQVLAGFKIGEGEPVLKANDDVNKSQSSNDTYPTGMHIAAYKAVVEVTIPGVEKLRDTLAKKSAEFMKVVKIGRTHLMDATPLTLGQELSGYVAQLNYGVKAVKNTLAHLSELALGGTAVGTGLNTPTGYDVLVAKYIAEFTGLPFITAENKFEALAAHDAIVESHGALKQLAVSLNKIANDIRMLASGPRSGIGEIIIPENEPGSSIMPGKVNPTQCEALTMVACQVMGNDVAITIGGTQGHYELNVFKPLMAANFLQSAQLIGDACVSFEEHCASGIEPNYARIKELVDNSLMLVTALNTKIGYYKSAEIAQTAHKNNSTLKETAIALGYVTAAEFDEWVKPEEMVGSLK, encoded by the coding sequence ATGTCATTTAGAATAGAAAAAGATACCATGGGTGAAGTTCAAGTTCCCGCAGATAAATACTGGGGTGCCCAAACCGAACGTTCACGCAATAACTTCAAAATTGGTCCTGCTGCATCTATGCCGCATGAAATCATCGCAGGTTTTGCTTACTTGAAAAAAGCTGCAGCTTATGCTAATGCAGAATTGGGTGTGTTGCCGGTTGAAAAACGTGATGCTATTGCTGCTGTTTGTGATGAGATCTTAGCCGGTAAATTAGCCGATCAATTTCCATTGGTAATTTGGCAAACAGGCTCAGGTACGCAATCTAACATGAACCTGAATGAGGTAATTGCGAACCGTGCTCAAGTATTAGCAGGTTTCAAAATTGGAGAGGGCGAACCTGTATTGAAAGCGAATGATGATGTGAACAAATCACAATCTTCTAATGATACTTACCCTACAGGTATGCACATTGCAGCTTATAAAGCTGTTGTTGAAGTGACGATTCCTGGTGTTGAGAAACTTCGTGATACTTTAGCTAAGAAATCTGCGGAGTTTATGAAGGTGGTTAAAATTGGTCGTACACACTTGATGGATGCTACTCCTTTGACATTAGGTCAAGAGCTATCTGGTTATGTTGCACAGTTGAACTATGGTGTAAAAGCCGTAAAAAACACGTTGGCACATTTATCTGAATTGGCACTTGGTGGTACAGCGGTTGGTACTGGTTTAAATACTCCTACTGGATATGACGTACTGGTAGCAAAATATATTGCAGAATTTACGGGTCTTCCTTTTATTACTGCTGAAAATAAATTTGAAGCTTTAGCTGCGCATGATGCCATTGTTGAATCGCACGGTGCATTAAAACAATTAGCAGTTTCTTTAAACAAAATTGCAAACGATATCCGGATGTTGGCTTCTGGTCCTCGTTCTGGTATTGGCGAAATCATCATCCCTGAGAATGAACCTGGTTCTTCTATCATGCCTGGAAAAGTAAATCCTACGCAATGTGAAGCTTTAACCATGGTTGCATGTCAAGTAATGGGTAACGATGTTGCTATTACAATAGGCGGTACTCAAGGTCACTATGAGCTGAACGTATTCAAGCCATTGATGGCGGCTAACTTCTTGCAATCTGCTCAATTGATTGGTGATGCTTGTGTGTCATTTGAGGAGCACTGTGCAAGTGGCATCGAGCCCAACTATGCACGTATCAAAGAATTGGTAGACAACTCTTTGATGTTAGTAACGGCTTTGAACACTAAAATTGGTTACTACAAGTCTGCAGAAATTGCACAAACAGCTCATAAAAACAATTCAACATTAAAAGAAACGGCTATTGCATTGGGATATGTGACTGCTGCTGAATTTGATGAGTGGGTAAAACCTGAAGAAATGGTAGGTAGCTTAAAATAG
- a CDS encoding rhomboid family intramembrane serine protease: MRENSFKSFIRTTFGSGSPIPFIICGQVALFILIYLFDLLFELKIIPISLFQLSIEKLSLPTNFQTFIQQPWSLFTYNFLYTGLFNVAFDCLWLYWLGTIFFNFLSKRQFLFIYIVSGVLSGIIFLVFSHLALFSHASNPPLNTGAFTLAAVLAATATLVPKFELRLLLFGNVKLKTIAIIYFAIQFFFFLLTNKPAAISYFCTVLFGMGYVYALQSGMDWSKIFKRNKQRPTKMKVVVGQGTQQSRSHRYDLPNQDQIDQILDKISLSGYDSLSTQEKETLFKASNNNKIDG; this comes from the coding sequence ATGAGGGAAAATTCGTTCAAAAGCTTTATCAGGACAACCTTCGGTTCAGGGTCACCGATTCCATTTATTATCTGTGGACAGGTTGCCCTATTTATCTTGATTTACCTATTTGACCTTCTTTTTGAATTAAAAATAATTCCTATCTCTCTTTTTCAATTGAGTATTGAAAAGTTGAGCTTACCAACAAATTTTCAGACATTCATCCAACAACCTTGGTCGCTATTCACGTACAACTTTCTGTACACAGGCCTTTTCAACGTTGCTTTTGATTGTTTGTGGTTATATTGGCTAGGAACTATTTTCTTTAATTTTCTAAGTAAAAGGCAATTTCTATTCATTTACATCGTATCTGGAGTTCTTTCAGGCATCATATTTTTGGTTTTTTCGCATTTAGCTCTTTTTTCACATGCCTCCAATCCTCCTTTGAACACAGGAGCATTTACGTTAGCTGCAGTTTTAGCGGCGACTGCCACTTTAGTTCCTAAATTTGAACTGAGGCTATTGTTATTTGGAAATGTAAAGTTAAAAACCATCGCTATTATCTATTTCGCGATTCAATTTTTCTTCTTTTTATTAACAAATAAACCTGCAGCAATCAGCTACTTTTGTACCGTTTTGTTCGGCATGGGTTATGTGTATGCATTGCAATCCGGTATGGATTGGTCTAAAATATTCAAAAGGAATAAACAAAGACCTACCAAAATGAAAGTTGTCGTAGGTCAGGGCACTCAGCAATCGCGCTCACATCGCTATGATTTACCTAATCAGGACCAAATTGATCAAATCTTAGATAAAATATCCTTATCCGGCTACGATAGTTTGAGTACTCAAGAGAAAGAGACGCTCTTCAAAGCAAGCAATAACAATAAGATAGATGGCTAG
- a CDS encoding endonuclease/exonuclease/phosphatase family protein, producing MARRVLVKKRLGYLSKTVFIFNILAIIALLISYSASFINPKTFWPIAFFGLGYLPILIINIGFIAYWLIRKPKMIIFSLLTILIGWPLLTKHWNLRSSSPITAKSPDQIRVLSFNAHLFKDIHDEKKNFKNDALEMLDSIKPDIICFQEYYSKIKGKYVISNEFKRKLGYDYHYFAESSKNDYEAYGMTIFSKYPIINSGNILDNDYGINRISYADVKKNDSTIRIYNVHLRSFALQNDEKEFLQNPALKNETDKQATRRLGKKLKNAFEFRSDQANSLKKHMETCSMPYIVMGDFNDTPMSYSVNLVSKGLKNAFKEKGSGWGVTHYELLPFFQIDYIFTSPNFDIDNYHVVKKKLSDHYPIWSDLRLRYL from the coding sequence ATGGCTAGGCGTGTGTTGGTAAAAAAAAGATTGGGTTATTTGAGTAAGACGGTTTTTATTTTTAACATTCTTGCCATAATTGCCTTATTGATTAGTTATTCTGCCTCTTTCATTAATCCTAAAACATTTTGGCCAATCGCTTTTTTTGGATTGGGCTATCTGCCTATTCTAATCATCAACATCGGATTTATAGCATATTGGTTAATACGAAAACCAAAAATGATCATTTTTTCATTGTTGACTATTCTAATTGGTTGGCCGTTATTGACAAAACATTGGAATCTACGCTCATCATCTCCTATTACAGCAAAATCACCTGATCAAATACGAGTTTTAAGTTTCAATGCACATCTTTTTAAAGATATACATGACGAGAAAAAAAACTTTAAAAATGATGCTTTAGAAATGTTGGATAGTATCAAACCGGATATTATCTGCTTCCAAGAATACTATAGTAAGATAAAGGGTAAGTATGTTATTTCCAATGAATTTAAACGCAAACTGGGATATGATTATCATTATTTTGCTGAAAGTTCCAAAAACGACTATGAAGCTTATGGAATGACCATATTCTCGAAGTACCCAATTATAAATTCCGGAAATATCCTAGACAACGACTATGGTATTAATCGTATCTCTTATGCCGATGTTAAGAAAAACGATAGTACAATTCGTATCTATAATGTTCATTTAAGATCATTTGCCCTTCAAAACGATGAAAAAGAATTCTTGCAAAATCCCGCATTGAAAAATGAAACGGATAAACAAGCAACCCGTCGACTAGGCAAAAAACTTAAAAATGCGTTCGAATTTAGAAGTGATCAGGCTAATTCTTTAAAAAAGCACATGGAAACCTGTAGCATGCCCTACATCGTGATGGGGGATTTCAACGACACTCCAATGAGCTATTCTGTTAATCTAGTCAGCAAAGGTCTTAAAAATGCCTTTAAAGAGAAAGGTTCGGGCTGGGGAGTAACACACTACGAATTGCTACCTTTCTTCCAGATTGATTATATCTTTACAAGTCCAAACTTTGATATCGACAATTACCATGTGGTTAAAAAGAAATTATCAGACCACTACCCCATTTGGAGTGATTTAAGATTAAGATACCTTTAA
- a CDS encoding S41 family peptidase yields the protein MQKSIKRNIFVAATYAGVLLLGLLLGQRYADEQGNKQSISILTGGLTGNSEKVQYMVNLIADNYVDKVNLDTIQDEAIQHIITRLDPFSTYLKPNERLAQSEALEGTFDGIGVEYFNLNDTLLVVGMIAGGPAEKSGMKIGDRLVKIANRNIAGVRVTENVVDKLIRGKKGSIVDIIIKRNNEVLTTALKVVRDQVSVSTLDASYMIAPKVAYVKIRRFGHHTADDFKIKLRDLKKSGAEDLILDLRGNGGGYVHTAIEMASMFFKDKRLLMYTEGANELRRDYFSKEPGGFADGRIIVLINEETASASEIVTGALQDLDRGTVVGRRSYGKGLVQEQFDFADGSAVNLTVARYYTPLGRCIQRKYTRANYDQSNYMTTFDLWTMETEFSPHDMYTTSKGKMLFGGGGIQPDILIPIDSNEISSKYREIYHSNSIQEFVYDRFTKKLPAYSIENFLSGYNLPDAEFNDFISFLQTKEIAVNKLEADRLHQIIQSDIEALVGRYYFGREAYYKIKNRKDFFIVGALDALGIQRN from the coding sequence ATGCAAAAAAGTATAAAACGGAATATTTTTGTAGCTGCAACATACGCAGGAGTTCTACTCCTGGGTTTATTGCTTGGGCAAAGGTATGCCGACGAACAAGGAAACAAGCAATCCATCTCGATTTTAACTGGTGGACTGACGGGAAATTCTGAAAAAGTGCAGTACATGGTAAACCTGATCGCAGATAATTATGTGGATAAAGTCAATCTAGATACTATTCAGGATGAAGCTATCCAGCATATCATTACTCGCTTGGACCCTTTTTCAACTTATTTAAAACCGAATGAACGCTTAGCACAATCAGAAGCTCTTGAAGGAACTTTTGATGGTATAGGGGTCGAATACTTTAACCTGAACGATACGCTTCTTGTCGTTGGTATGATTGCCGGAGGACCTGCTGAAAAGTCAGGAATGAAAATTGGCGACCGTTTAGTTAAAATTGCGAATCGTAATATCGCTGGTGTTCGGGTAACCGAAAATGTCGTTGATAAGTTGATTCGCGGTAAAAAAGGCTCTATAGTCGACATCATTATCAAGCGTAATAACGAGGTTTTAACCACAGCATTAAAAGTGGTGCGCGATCAAGTATCGGTCAGCACATTAGATGCTTCCTATATGATAGCCCCTAAAGTTGCCTATGTGAAAATTCGACGCTTTGGCCATCACACTGCCGATGATTTCAAAATTAAATTGCGAGACTTAAAGAAAAGTGGCGCCGAAGATTTGATCTTGGATTTAAGAGGTAATGGAGGCGGATATGTACACACAGCTATTGAAATGGCCAGTATGTTTTTCAAAGATAAGCGATTACTGATGTATACAGAGGGTGCTAATGAATTGCGGAGAGATTACTTTTCCAAAGAACCCGGAGGCTTTGCTGATGGCCGTATTATAGTATTGATTAACGAAGAAACAGCTTCAGCCAGTGAAATCGTTACCGGTGCTCTACAAGATCTAGATAGAGGTACAGTTGTTGGTCGTCGATCTTATGGTAAAGGTTTGGTGCAAGAACAGTTTGATTTTGCCGACGGTTCTGCCGTAAACTTAACAGTAGCTCGGTATTATACACCTCTAGGCAGATGTATTCAGCGGAAGTATACACGCGCAAATTATGATCAATCGAACTATATGACCACATTCGATCTTTGGACGATGGAAACGGAATTTAGCCCACATGACATGTATACCACGAGTAAAGGGAAAATGTTATTTGGAGGTGGTGGTATCCAACCCGATATCTTGATACCCATTGACTCTAATGAAATTAGTTCCAAGTATAGAGAAATATACCATTCAAATAGTATTCAAGAATTTGTTTATGACCGTTTTACTAAAAAATTACCAGCCTATTCCATTGAGAATTTTTTAAGCGGATATAACCTGCCTGATGCAGAGTTTAATGATTTTATTTCGTTTTTACAGACAAAGGAAATTGCTGTCAATAAGCTCGAAGCAGATCGACTTCATCAAATCATTCAATCGGATATTGAAGCTTTGGTAGGTCGTTATTACTTTGGTAGAGAAGCTTATTATAAAATAAAAAATAGAAAAGATTTTTTTATTGTGGGAGCTCTGGACGCATTAGGAATACAAAGGAATTAA
- a CDS encoding class I SAM-dependent RNA methyltransferase, producing the protein MEVFNTPNKIIITCNKRLSPYLQQEVEELGFEIKRSFSTGVELFNTLNETIKLNLNLRTASQILYSIKEFKASNPQELYDELKDIAWEELIAFDGYFSVTSNVDNETITTPLFANLKVKDAIVDRIKEKKDIRPNSGSDSHKAVVHLYWKDDRAEIFIDSSGETLAKHGYRKHPGKAPMLEALAAGTIFASKWDGKTSFVNPMCGSGTLAIEAALIATNRRPGLYRMNYSFMHFIGYDEEVFFQERRNLKEQVNKKANPKIIASDISQQAIDISIMNAKTAGVDQLIDFQVCDFEETTVPQEEKGIAIFNPEYGERLGNHSQLELTYKRVGDFLKQNCKGYRGYIFTGNPDLAKKIGLRASRKVEFYNGKLDCRLLEYELYEGTREKPKVIYE; encoded by the coding sequence ATGGAAGTTTTCAACACCCCCAATAAAATCATCATCACTTGCAATAAGAGACTTTCTCCTTATTTGCAACAAGAAGTCGAAGAACTTGGCTTCGAGATCAAGCGTTCATTCTCTACTGGTGTAGAATTATTTAACACCTTGAATGAAACAATTAAATTAAATTTAAACTTGCGCACAGCTTCGCAGATTTTATATTCGATCAAAGAATTTAAAGCATCAAACCCTCAAGAGCTATACGATGAATTGAAAGACATCGCATGGGAAGAGTTGATTGCGTTTGATGGATACTTTTCTGTGACTTCTAATGTCGATAATGAAACGATAACGACACCTCTATTTGCAAATTTGAAAGTTAAAGATGCAATTGTAGATCGTATTAAAGAAAAGAAAGACATTCGCCCTAATTCAGGTTCTGACTCGCATAAGGCTGTGGTACACCTGTATTGGAAAGACGACCGTGCAGAGATTTTCATCGACTCGTCTGGTGAAACATTAGCAAAACACGGTTACCGTAAGCATCCAGGAAAAGCTCCAATGCTTGAAGCTCTTGCTGCTGGTACTATCTTTGCTTCTAAATGGGATGGGAAGACTTCGTTTGTCAACCCGATGTGTGGATCAGGAACATTGGCCATCGAAGCTGCTTTGATTGCTACTAATCGTCGTCCTGGTTTATACCGCATGAATTATTCATTTATGCATTTTATTGGATATGATGAAGAAGTGTTTTTTCAAGAGAGAAGAAATTTAAAGGAGCAAGTCAATAAGAAAGCAAATCCGAAAATTATTGCTTCGGATATTTCGCAGCAAGCAATCGATATCTCGATCATGAATGCGAAGACAGCAGGAGTCGATCAGCTTATTGATTTTCAAGTTTGTGATTTTGAAGAGACAACTGTACCTCAAGAAGAGAAAGGAATTGCTATATTTAACCCGGAATATGGTGAACGCCTTGGTAATCATAGTCAATTGGAATTAACATATAAACGTGTAGGAGACTTTCTAAAACAAAACTGTAAGGGTTATAGAGGTTATATTTTTACTGGAAATCCGGATCTTGCTAAGAAAATAGGATTGCGTGCTTCCAGAAAAGTTGAATTTTATAATGGTAAATTAGATTGTCGTCTATTAGAATACGAATTATACGAGGGAACTCGCGAAAAACCAAAAGTAATTTATGAATAA
- a CDS encoding rhomboid family intramembrane serine protease, whose protein sequence is MNSANPLSNLPTVTKNLLILNVVCFIGSMIFENSTRFFGVFYPDSPFFKVWQIITYMFMHGSLTHIFFNMFSLFMFGPIIEQVLGAKRFLNFYLLTGIGALILQFGVQAFEVYQIAGSINPGSSLKFDMISGMVYTDNPLVSQAGLGTLVSIYNTPLVGASGAIFGVLLAFAYLFPNLKLALIFIPVPIKAKFFIPIMILIEIYLGFSNSGGSIAHLAHVGGALFGFLLLKAWGIKKGIY, encoded by the coding sequence ATGAATAGCGCTAATCCACTGTCAAATTTACCAACAGTTACCAAAAACTTACTCATCCTCAATGTGGTCTGTTTTATTGGTTCCATGATATTTGAAAATTCCACACGGTTTTTCGGAGTATTCTACCCCGATTCTCCCTTTTTCAAAGTTTGGCAAATCATCACCTACATGTTTATGCACGGTAGCCTGACACACATATTTTTCAATATGTTTTCTTTGTTCATGTTTGGTCCTATCATTGAACAGGTTTTAGGTGCTAAGCGCTTTCTTAATTTTTATCTACTTACTGGAATTGGAGCTTTAATCCTTCAATTTGGAGTACAAGCTTTTGAAGTGTATCAAATCGCGGGATCAATAAACCCGGGTAGCAGTTTGAAGTTTGATATGATTTCGGGTATGGTTTACACAGACAATCCCCTTGTATCTCAAGCAGGCTTAGGAACCTTAGTATCCATTTACAACACCCCTTTAGTGGGTGCCTCTGGTGCTATCTTTGGCGTGCTATTAGCATTTGCTTATTTATTTCCGAATCTAAAACTTGCACTTATATTTATACCTGTTCCGATAAAGGCTAAATTCTTTATTCCAATCATGATTTTGATTGAAATATATTTAGGTTTTTCAAATTCAGGAGGTTCCATAGCGCATTTAGCCCATGTTGGTGGTGCTTTATTTGGTTTCCTATTATTGAAAGCTTGGGGTATTAAAAAAGGAATATATTAA
- a CDS encoding HD domain-containing protein — translation MNKIIESTVAFVQDRLKFAESGHDWSHIQRVWNNTKLILQTEEADYQTCELAALLHDIADSKFHDGDETIGPRVAGEFLTSLGVDKEVIEHVEKIILNMSFKASLGEIAFHSKELEIVQDADRLDAIGAIGVARAFNYGGHKNREMYNPSIPVQEYQDKESYKHSEAPTINHFHEKLLLLKDKMNTKAAQAIAEKRHAFMLTFLDEFYAEWEGKK, via the coding sequence ATGAATAAGATTATTGAAAGTACGGTTGCATTTGTACAGGACAGATTAAAATTTGCTGAATCTGGTCATGACTGGTCACATATCCAACGTGTATGGAACAACACAAAATTAATTCTTCAAACTGAAGAAGCAGATTACCAAACTTGCGAACTCGCTGCTTTATTACATGATATTGCTGACAGCAAATTTCATGATGGAGATGAAACCATAGGACCTCGTGTTGCTGGTGAATTTTTAACATCCCTGGGTGTAGATAAAGAGGTGATTGAACATGTTGAAAAAATTATTTTAAACATGTCTTTCAAAGCAAGTTTAGGAGAAATTGCTTTTCATTCAAAGGAACTTGAAATCGTACAAGATGCGGATCGTTTAGATGCAATCGGTGCGATTGGTGTTGCCAGAGCATTCAATTATGGAGGCCACAAAAACAGAGAGATGTACAATCCCAGTATTCCCGTTCAAGAATATCAGGATAAGGAAAGTTACAAGCATTCTGAAGCACCAACTATCAATCATTTTCATGAAAAACTTTTATTACTAAAGGATAAAATGAATACAAAAGCCGCCCAAGCTATCGCTGAAAAAAGACATGCATTTATGCTTACTTTTTTAGATGAGTTTTACGCTGAGTGGGAAGGTAAAAAATAA
- a CDS encoding glycerophosphodiester phosphodiesterase family protein: MKKTVLVILATMAIMGISELKAQTKIIAHRGAFKNTKLPENSIASLKAAKDLNLWGSEYDVHLTKDNVLVVNHDNDFYGIDIATATYQELLAKKHPNGENIPTLEEFIKTGLKLDGLMLILELKTNKLGLERTLEATEKAVALVKELKAEQVTEYIAFSYDACKKIHELDPKAKVSYLNGDIAPVQIKKDGLTGIDYHLSVFTKHPNWLQEAKSLKLETNAWTVNKEADMKSLIDQKIDYITTNEPELLKTLLN; encoded by the coding sequence ATGAAAAAAACAGTTTTAGTAATCCTAGCCACAATGGCCATTATGGGAATCTCGGAATTAAAAGCCCAAACCAAAATTATTGCTCACCGTGGAGCATTTAAAAACACAAAACTTCCAGAGAACTCCATCGCTTCTCTGAAAGCAGCTAAAGATCTAAATCTTTGGGGGTCTGAATATGATGTACACCTCACGAAGGATAATGTACTCGTCGTCAACCATGACAATGATTTCTATGGAATTGATATCGCTACTGCAACTTACCAAGAGTTATTGGCGAAAAAACATCCGAATGGTGAAAACATTCCTACGTTAGAAGAATTTATCAAAACCGGTTTGAAACTTGATGGACTTATGCTCATCTTAGAATTAAAGACAAATAAACTGGGCTTGGAGCGTACGTTGGAAGCTACTGAAAAAGCTGTCGCTTTAGTAAAAGAATTAAAAGCAGAGCAAGTAACCGAATATATCGCCTTCAGTTATGATGCCTGCAAAAAGATTCATGAACTGGATCCAAAAGCTAAAGTGTCCTACTTAAATGGAGATATTGCTCCCGTTCAAATCAAAAAAGATGGCTTGACAGGAATTGACTATCATCTTAGTGTTTTTACGAAGCATCCAAATTGGTTGCAAGAGGCAAAGTCGTTAAAATTAGAAACGAATGCTTGGACTGTCAATAAAGAAGCAGATATGAAATCTTTAATTGACCAGAAGATTGATTATATCACAACTAACGAACCTGAATTATTAAAAACCTTACTTAACTAG